A genomic segment from Thermoplasmataceae archaeon encodes:
- a CDS encoding ATP-NAD kinase family protein — protein sequence MRVGFFINPRAGYGALVGRKGSDSVEDVKGEMSVSVTRGLKFLSEVKDLAIDYLVPSGIMGADEMDDLGIRSYGIIYQPGNPSTSVDTRCFMDRVAEKDPDLVVFCGGDGTARDILSSGHSDIPVLGVPSGVKMESSVFAASVQFAVNVMRNILSAGTFETVKAEIVDIPEEEIGDLHPSPRLYGELRTPISEGIINSPKMDFFGGDVEGIVDYFLEHLDKNVRYILGPGSTCKAIIRRLGKETSLLGFDLVFDGNVEEQDITEERIYEVVCEGSCMLVISPVGGQNFLLGRGNKQISGRIVTRLGFSNIIVISAEEKLTYTKKLYIDLDNISSILVPKYVRVLTGYGMFKIVKIEG from the coding sequence ATGAGAGTAGGCTTCTTCATAAATCCAAGGGCCGGTTACGGAGCGCTGGTGGGCAGAAAGGGATCAGATTCTGTTGAAGATGTTAAGGGCGAAATGAGTGTGTCTGTGACGCGTGGCCTTAAATTTCTTTCCGAAGTGAAGGATCTGGCAATAGATTACCTTGTCCCTTCAGGAATCATGGGTGCTGATGAAATGGATGATCTTGGCATTAGGAGTTACGGGATCATCTATCAACCGGGTAACCCTTCGACCAGCGTTGACACCAGGTGCTTTATGGATCGTGTCGCCGAGAAAGATCCAGATCTCGTTGTGTTCTGTGGTGGAGACGGGACAGCCAGGGATATACTATCATCAGGGCACAGTGATATCCCAGTTCTTGGGGTACCATCCGGAGTCAAAATGGAAAGTTCTGTCTTTGCTGCTAGTGTTCAGTTCGCTGTTAATGTTATGAGGAATATTTTATCTGCGGGTACCTTCGAAACAGTGAAAGCTGAAATCGTGGACATTCCGGAAGAAGAAATTGGGGATCTGCATCCATCACCAAGACTATACGGAGAATTACGAACTCCAATCAGCGAGGGAATAATAAATTCACCCAAAATGGACTTCTTCGGAGGTGATGTTGAAGGAATCGTGGATTATTTTCTGGAACATCTAGACAAAAATGTCAGATACATTTTAGGTCCGGGATCAACATGCAAGGCAATTATAAGGCGCCTAGGAAAGGAAACGAGCTTGCTCGGATTCGATCTAGTATTTGATGGGAATGTAGAGGAGCAGGATATTACTGAGGAAAGGATATACGAAGTGGTTTGTGAAGGCAGCTGTATGCTGGTGATATCTCCGGTGGGTGGGCAGAATTTCCTTCTTGGGAGGGGAAATAAGCAGATTTCAGGTAGAATAGTGACCAGGCTTGGGTTTTCAAATATAATTGTAATATCGGCAGAAGAAAAGTTAACCTATACAAAAAAGTTATATATTGATCTTGACAATATTAGCTCTATCTTAGTACCAAAATATGTAAGAGTACTGACCGGATATGGCATGTTCAAGATAGTTAAAATAGAAGGCTGA
- a CDS encoding glycosyltransferase — translation MKIGFFTDTYYPTPDGVSHYLRDTKRALEDRGHEVFVFSLSGDRHEKNVFISQSVPIFVYPQYRWPLALYPFLLFRKLNSLELDVVHIHSSFFMGSIGYHTARKKNIPVVATFHTDFIRMQESIKLPFKSQLFDLSWRYNVYLYDKCDMVTAPSQSAVEFLKENGIRNAIELPLFVRTDRYKPGKSRENKFVVQYIGRITKDKGIYNILDVANEFPRNNGVRFVISGTGPEEDKIRKMISKMDLEDLVQMTGYIGEQEKLSALSNASVFVHPSETDTFGIAVLEAMACGKPAIVSNKFPLINTNSPENGMIGVDFSKPKEVAEKIRELKSNNNKHTELCESARKYISGRYDPHTHVEMLENHYKSLIELKKSS, via the coding sequence ATGAAGATAGGATTCTTCACGGATACATATTACCCAACGCCGGATGGCGTTTCCCATTATCTCCGTGATACCAAGAGAGCATTGGAGGATCGGGGGCACGAGGTCTTTGTTTTTTCGTTGAGCGGGGATAGGCACGAGAAGAATGTATTCATAAGCCAGTCCGTTCCCATTTTCGTGTATCCGCAATACAGATGGCCACTGGCTCTCTATCCTTTTCTACTGTTCAGGAAACTGAATTCACTTGAGCTAGACGTTGTTCATATACATTCCTCGTTCTTCATGGGGTCAATAGGGTATCACACCGCAAGAAAGAAAAACATACCGGTTGTCGCCACGTTTCACACGGATTTTATACGGATGCAGGAATCCATAAAACTTCCCTTCAAGAGCCAGTTGTTTGATCTTTCATGGAGATACAATGTTTACCTTTACGATAAATGTGACATGGTAACGGCACCGAGTCAATCTGCAGTGGAATTCCTGAAGGAAAATGGTATAAGAAATGCCATTGAGCTTCCACTCTTCGTTCGTACAGACAGGTATAAACCGGGGAAGAGCAGGGAAAACAAATTCGTGGTTCAATATATAGGGAGGATCACCAAGGACAAGGGTATTTACAATATACTGGACGTAGCCAATGAGTTCCCTAGAAACAATGGCGTCAGGTTTGTCATATCCGGCACTGGACCAGAGGAGGATAAGATCAGGAAAATGATATCCAAGATGGATCTTGAGGATCTTGTGCAGATGACGGGCTATATTGGGGAGCAGGAGAAGCTGAGTGCCCTTTCTAATGCTTCTGTCTTCGTGCACCCTTCAGAGACGGATACTTTTGGTATAGCAGTTCTCGAAGCTATGGCGTGTGGAAAACCGGCAATCGTTTCAAATAAATTCCCACTTATAAACACTAATTCACCTGAAAACGGCATGATAGGCGTTGATTTTTCAAAGCCGAAGGAAGTTGCGGAGAAGATTCGAGAATTGAAGAGCAACAATAACAAGCACACAGAATTGTGCGAAAGCGCGAGAAAGTACATATCCGGCAGGTATGATCCTCATACACATGTGGAAATGCTTGAAAATCATTATAAGAGTCTCATTGAGTTGAAAAAAAGCTCCTGA
- a CDS encoding DUF2070 family protein, with amino-acid sequence MEDLSRFVRGAPGWKFYIVPIFILAVVDYVLVGSILEVAIGFILSFILVIIFDSIFIKIGKFHFPLRRIVYLDFISYGLWTVIFWISHLLDAFGSVEAQLFFAVSFVSFFRVLIFEVYYTEKISYLLPPSLNYTYAAIITFGYLFGGYSLIIPFVLSSVISALIAILFARSVLSDFATDYGVSPMKLLQFFLNFRSMGDSDQVGKEFFDRIYKKEQIVPVKVIDIRNSHGPLVSLIFPYVHPGPFGRLGCSDLPIRLQDKLSDMGRELMVFHTSTTHANNCQGENDIDNIASGIREALRKMKYTKVMSRFRKLNAGRYSITLMRFGNFGFGGVVPDLEPFDDIELGEGMRVMEAIKAHGASEFALVDAQNNFTKGANELRDCSDLIKPFTREFVRSNPNLPAKVGFASLKATFPGLAKMGIQTLAINSGERNDAIVLTDSNNVTREVIDMVRKKSAHIVSNVEIYTTDNHIVNASTLDVFPLGMDGDLDIISDLIVGTIRDAVRNTGNVELGMASVDVGVKMGEENSYHKLTASVLSTVKKAKRAIAFTLPLALIISFLLFLIPFSSLF; translated from the coding sequence ATTGAAGACCTCAGCAGATTTGTCAGAGGGGCGCCGGGATGGAAATTCTACATAGTTCCAATTTTCATTCTCGCAGTTGTTGATTATGTTCTGGTAGGGTCAATCCTGGAGGTTGCGATCGGCTTCATTCTCTCATTCATACTTGTGATAATCTTCGATTCCATATTTATTAAGATTGGAAAATTCCATTTCCCGCTTAGAAGGATTGTATATCTGGACTTTATAAGCTACGGTTTGTGGACAGTCATCTTTTGGATTTCCCATCTTTTGGATGCTTTTGGAAGCGTGGAAGCGCAGTTGTTCTTTGCTGTGTCATTCGTCTCATTTTTCAGAGTTCTTATCTTTGAGGTGTACTATACTGAGAAAATATCGTACCTCCTCCCCCCATCCCTTAATTACACATATGCCGCAATAATAACGTTTGGATACCTTTTTGGGGGATACTCACTCATAATACCCTTTGTTCTTTCATCCGTTATTAGTGCCCTGATTGCAATCCTGTTTGCAAGATCAGTGCTTTCGGACTTCGCGACAGACTACGGCGTAAGCCCTATGAAACTTTTGCAGTTTTTCCTCAACTTTCGATCCATGGGAGATTCGGATCAGGTTGGCAAAGAGTTCTTTGACAGGATATACAAGAAAGAGCAGATCGTTCCTGTCAAGGTAATTGACATCCGGAATTCGCATGGACCGCTTGTGTCACTCATTTTTCCATATGTGCACCCCGGACCGTTTGGGCGTCTTGGCTGCAGCGACCTGCCAATCAGGCTGCAGGATAAGCTTTCAGATATGGGCAGGGAACTCATGGTATTTCACACTTCAACAACCCACGCGAACAACTGCCAGGGAGAAAATGACATTGATAACATTGCATCAGGAATTCGTGAGGCACTTCGCAAAATGAAGTACACAAAAGTGATGTCACGATTCAGAAAGCTTAACGCGGGCAGATACAGCATAACCCTCATGAGATTCGGAAATTTTGGATTTGGTGGTGTAGTGCCCGACTTGGAACCGTTCGACGACATCGAGCTCGGTGAGGGAATGAGGGTAATGGAGGCTATAAAAGCTCACGGAGCAAGTGAATTTGCGCTGGTTGATGCCCAGAACAATTTTACCAAAGGAGCAAACGAGCTCAGGGACTGTTCTGATTTAATAAAGCCATTTACCAGAGAATTTGTGAGATCCAATCCAAATTTACCTGCAAAGGTAGGATTTGCATCTTTGAAAGCAACTTTCCCAGGCTTGGCTAAAATGGGAATTCAGACCCTTGCTATCAATTCTGGAGAAAGAAATGATGCCATTGTCTTGACGGATTCAAACAATGTAACGCGGGAGGTCATAGACATGGTCAGAAAGAAGTCAGCTCATATTGTATCTAACGTTGAAATCTATACCACGGACAATCATATAGTCAACGCGAGCACTTTGGATGTTTTTCCGCTGGGTATGGACGGAGACCTGGACATAATCTCTGATCTCATTGTAGGAACTATCAGGGACGCAGTGAGGAATACTGGCAACGTTGAGTTAGGTATGGCGTCAGTAGATGTCGGGGTGAAGATGGGTGAAGAGAACAGCTATCACAAGCTGACGGCAAGCGTCCTTTCCACTGTGAAGAAGGCCAAGAGAGCGATCGCATTTACTCTTCCCCTCGCACTGATTATTTCATTTCTGCTCTTCCTTATCCCGTTCTCAAGCCTGTTCTAG